A genomic region of Raphanus sativus cultivar WK10039 chromosome 6, ASM80110v3, whole genome shotgun sequence contains the following coding sequences:
- the LOC108812016 gene encoding ATPase GET3B: MTTLSASSLLSSSSSSSSPLCKSRFSPTTRNDFISFSHRTTLSSPPILSFSVKHHHRQRNSLQVKSVASPAETASEFDEMVSGTKRKYYMLGGKGGVGKTSCAASLAVRFANNGHPTLVVSTDPAHSLSDSFAQDLTGGMLVPVEGPESPLFALEINPEKAREEFRSASQADGGTGVKDFMDGMGLGMLVEQLGELKLGELLDTPPPGLDEAIAISKVIQFLESPEYNMFTRIVFDTAPTGHTLRLLSLPDFLDASIGKILKLRQKITSATSAIKSVFGKEDNKPDAADKLERLRERMVKVRELFRDTESTEFVIVTIPTVMAVSESSRLSASLKKESVPVKRLVVNQILPPSSSDCKFCSIKRKDQMRALDMIREDSELSGLTLMQAPLVDMEIRGVPALRFLGDIIWK, encoded by the exons ATGACGACTCTTTCAGCCTCCTCTctactatcttcttcttcttcttcttcttcgcctctATGCAAATCCAGATTCTCTCCAACAACTCGAAATGACTTCATCTCTTTCTCCCATCGGACAACTCTTTCCTCGCCGCCGATTCTTTCCTTCTCCGTCAAACATCATCATCGCCAGAGAAACTCGCTCCAAG TGAAATCAGTAGCTAGCCCGGCGGAGACGGCGTCGGAGTTCGATGAGATGGTCTCCGGGACGAAGAGAAAGTATTACATGCTTGGAGGGAAAGGAGGAGTGGGGAAAACTAGTTGCGCTGCTTCTTTAGCTGTGAGGTTTGCTAACAATGGTCACCCAACTCTCGTTGTCTCCACAGATCCAGCTCATTCGTTAAGCGATTCCTTTGCTCAG gattTGACTGGAGGAATGCTTGTGCCTGTTGAAGGACCTGAATCTCCTCTGTTTGCTCTTGAA ATAAACCCTGAGAAGGCGAGAGAAGAGTTTCGTAGTGCCTCTCAGGCGGATGGAGGGACTGGTGTTAAAGATTTTATGGATGGTATGGGTCTTGGGATGCTTGTTGAACAg TTGGGGGAACTTAAACTTGGTGAGTTGCTTGACACACCTCCTCCTGGATTGGATGAAGCTATTGCTATTTCTAAG GTCATTCAATTTTTGGAATCACCTGAGTATAACATGTTCACCAGAATCGTGTTTGACACTGCACCAACG GGTCATACGCTGAGGCTACTCTCCTTACCAGACTTCCTTGACGCCTCCATAGGTAAAATCTTGAAG CTTAGGCAGAAAATAACCTCGGCTACTTCAGCAATCAAATCAGTCTTTGGGAAAGAAGATAACAAGCCTGATGCT GCTGACAAATTGGAAAGACTAAGAGAGAGGATGGTTAAAGTTCGAGAGCTTTTTCGTGACACAGAGTCTACAGAGTTTGTCATTGTTACTATCCCCACG GTAATGGCTGTCAGCGAGTCTTCTAGATTAAGTGCTTCGTTGAAGAAAGAAAGTGTCCCGGTCAAAAGACTTGTTGTTAATCAGATTCTCCCTCCATCCTCCTCTGACTGCAAATTTTGTTCCATTAAAagaaag GACCAAATGCGAGCTCTTGATATGATCCGGGAGGATTCGGAACTCTCAGGTTTGACGTTGATGCAGGCTCCGTTGGTGGACATGGAGATTAGAGGTGTCCCTGCTCTGCGTTTCTTGGGAGATATCATTTGGAAATGA
- the LOC130497083 gene encoding probable calcium-binding protein CML49 produces MSGYPPSSQGYGYGGNPPPPQQQPYGSSGNPPPPQPYGSSNTNPPPYGSSASSPYAVPYGSQPPPSSAPYGAPPPSAPYAGDHKPHKDKPQAAYGSPGGYGSSAGGYGGYGAPPPSSGHGGYGAPPPQQGAYGSPFASLLPSAFPPGTDPNVVACFQAADRDNSGFIDDKELQGALSSYNQSFSMRTVHLLMYLFTNSNIRKIGPKEFTSLFYSLQSWRTIFERFDKDRSGRIDTNELRDALLSLGFSVSPVVLDLLVSKFDKSGGRNRAIEYDNFIECCLTVKGLTEKFKEKDTALSGSATFNYEAFMLTVLPFLVA; encoded by the exons ATGTCTGGTTACCCTCCTTCGAGCCAAGGCTACGGTTACGGCGGCAATCCACCACCACCGCAACAACAACCCTACGGATCCTCCGGCAATCCACCACCGCCTCAACCTTACGGATCCTCCAACACCAACCCTCCTCCCTACGGATCATCAGCCTCCTCGCCCTACGCCGTCCCCTACGGCTCTCAGCCTCCACCTTCCTCCGCTCCTTACGGCGCACCGCCGCCGTCTGCGCCCTACGCGGGAGATCACAAGCCCCACAAAGACAAACCTCAGGCCGCCTACGGATCTCCCGGCGGCTACGGATCGTCGGCCGGTGGTTACGGTGGCTACGGAGCTCCTCCTCCGTCGTCGGGACACGGAGGCTACGGAGCTCCTCCTCCTCAGCAGGGTGCGTACGGAAGCCCGTTCGCGTCTCTGCTCCCGTCGGCGTTTCCTCCGGGAACGGATCCGAACGTCGTGGCTTGCTTCCAGGCGGCGGATCGGGACAACAGCGGCTTCATCGACGACAAGGAGCTTCAGGGGGCGCTCTCTTCGTATAATCAGAGCTTCAGCATGAGAACTGTTCATCTCCTCATGTATCTCTTCACCAACAGCAACATCAGAAAGATCG GACCGAAAGAGTTTACTTCACTTTTTTACAGTCTTCAGAGTTGGAGG acaATATTCGAGAGGTTTGATAAGGACAGAAGTGGCAGAATAGATACAAACGAGCTAAGAGATGCACTCTTGAGCCTCGGGTTTTCAGTGTCTCCTGTGGTTTTGGATCTGCTGGTTTCTAAGTTTGATAAAAGTGGAGGCAGGAACAGGGCTATTGAATATGACAACTTCATCGA GTGTTGTTTGACAGTAAAG GGGCTGACTGAGAAGTTTAAGGAGAAGGATACGGCGTTATCAGGATCAGCTACTTTCAACTACGAGGCCTTCATGCTCACTGTTCTACCATTCCTCGTCGCTTAA